The following coding sequences are from one Motacilla alba alba isolate MOTALB_02 chromosome 4, Motacilla_alba_V1.0_pri, whole genome shotgun sequence window:
- the SFRP2 gene encoding secreted frizzled-related protein 2 translates to MQRRLCALLLLASQCMGSAAGLFPFGEPDFSYKRSNCKPIPAPMLLCRGIEYQSMRLPNLLGHETVQEVLEQASTWIPLVQKQCHPDTRKFLCSLFAPVCIDDLDEIIQPCHSLCEEVKESCAPVMSAFGFPWPDMLDCSRFPKDNDLCIPLASSDHILPVTREAPKVCDACKNKNEDDNDIVENLCKNDFALKIKVKEIAYINGDTKITPETKSKTIYKLNGLTERDLRKIVLWLKGGLQCTCDEMNDINVPYLVMGQKQAGELVITSLKRWQKGQRAFKRFSRSIRKLQC, encoded by the exons ATGCAGCGCCGCCTCTgcgccctgctcctgctggcgTCCCAGTGCATGGGCTCGGCCGCCGGGCTCTTCCCCTTCGGGGAGCCCGACTTCTCCTACAAGCGCTCCAACTGCAAGCCCATCCCCGCCCCGATGCTGCTGTGCCGGGGCATCGAGTACCAGAGCATGCGGCTGCCCAACCTGCTGGGGCATGAGAcggtgcaggaggtgctggagcaggcgTCCACCTGGATCCCTCTGGTGCAGAAGCAGTGCCACCCCGACACCAGGAAgttcctctgctccctctttGCCCCCGTCTGCATCGACGACCTGGACGAGAtcatccagccctgccactcGCTCTGCGAGGAGGTGAAGGAGAGCTGCGCCCCGGTGATGTCCGCTTTCGGCTTCCCCTGGCCCGACATGCTGGACTGCAGCCGCTTCCCCAAGGACAACGACCTCTGCATCCCGCTGGCCAGCAGCGACCACATCCTCCCCGTCACCAGGGAAG CACCCAAGGTCTGTGACGcctgcaaaaacaaaaatgaagacGATAATGACATCGTGGAAAACCTCTGCAAAAACGACTTTG CCTTGAAGATAAAAGTGAAGGAGATTGCCTACATCAATGGGGATACCAAGATCACCCCTGaaacaaagagcaaaaccaTCTACAAGCTGAATGGGCTGACAGAAAGAGATCTGAGGAAGATAGTGCTCTGGCTCAAAGGTGGCCTCCAGTGTACCTGCGATGAGATGAACGACATCAACGTCCCGTACTTGGTGATGGGGCAGAAGCAAGCTGGGGAACTGGTGATCACCTCGCTGAAGCGGTGGCAGAAAGGGCAGCGGGCTTTCAAGCGGTTCTCCCGCAGCATCCGCAAACTGCAGTGTTAG